In Pithys albifrons albifrons isolate INPA30051 chromosome 6, PitAlb_v1, whole genome shotgun sequence, a single genomic region encodes these proteins:
- the BDKRB1 gene encoding B1 bradykinin receptor, producing the protein MTETSLLNISFSNQSEKGSNSSFCPDLDDWWNAVYYIVPKYINTVCVIGMFGNIFVLFVYSLQKGPLKIAEIYLMNLAVADLVFLMGLPFWAANIRNEFNWPFGSFLCRSTSASISLNMYTSIYLLVAVSVDRYLTLVHTLNHRGIRSRTIAKGICLLIWFFGILLSIPVFMFRTVKDFPLWNISACTLDYPTPSWKIAEKLVLNIVGFALPSTAIIFLNFSTIRSLQKKVRQRRALSKTDCKRQKGTKATRLILTVVLMFLFCWTPHHFFAFLDMLYRTEVIEGCFWGELINFGEQFSYMLATTNSCINPIIYVFVGKYFRQKALEVFSQFIPCGFPLKWVSFKEMSSNFSMFPVRSSLT; encoded by the coding sequence atgacTGAAACTTCTCTACTGAATATTTCCTTCTCAAATCAGAGTGAAAAAGGGAGCAACTCAAGCTTTTGCCCAGACTTGGATGACTGGTGGAATGCCGTGTACTACATAGTACCAAAGTACATCAACACTGTCTGTGTTATTGGAATGTTTGGAAATATATTTGTTCTCTTTGTTTATTCACTGCAAAAGGGCCCCCTGAAGATAGCTGAAATCTATCTTATGAACCTAGCTGTTGCTGATCTTGTCTTCCTCATGGGCCTCCCTTTCTGGGCAGCAAACATCAGGAATGAATTTAACTGGCCATTTGGCAGTTTCCTTTGCCGCAGCACCAGTGCATCCATCAGCCTAAACATGTACACAAGCATCTACTTGCTGGTGGCAGTCAGCGTGGATCGCTATTTGACTCTTGTCCACACCTTGAACCACAGGGGGATACGGAGCAGAACTATTGCCAAGGGCATCTGCTTGCTCATCTGGTTCTTTGGCATCCTTCTCAGCATCCCAGTTTTTATGTTTCGGACTGTGAAAGACTTTCCCCTGTGGAATATTTCAGCATGCACTTTGGACTACCCCACCCCATCGTGGAAAATAGCTGAAAAGCTGGTACTCAACATAGTGGGATTTGCGTTGCCATCTACAGCAATCATCTTCCTTAATTTCTCTACCATTAGGTCCCTGCAAAAAAAAGTAAGACAGCGAAGAGCACTCAGCAAAACAGATTGCAAGAGGCAAAAAGGCACAAAAGCTACCAGGCTGATCCTCACAGTGGTactgatgtttcttttctgctggaCTCCTCACCATTTTTTTGCATTCCTTGATATGTTATACCGTACAGAAGTGATTGAAGGCTGCTTCTGGGGGGAACTGATCAACTTTGGGGAGCAGTTTTCCTATATGCTGGCTACCACCAACAGTTGCATTAACCCTATTATTTATGTCTTTGTTGGGAAATACTTCAGACAAAAGGCTTTAGAAGTCTTTTCACAGTTTATTCCCTGTGGATTTCCCTTGAAATGGGTATCTTTCAAAGAAATGTCTTCAAATTTCAGTATGTTTCCAGTCAGGAGTAGTTTAACCTAA